One window of Xylocopa sonorina isolate GNS202 chromosome 9, iyXylSono1_principal, whole genome shotgun sequence genomic DNA carries:
- the Qsm gene encoding zona pelucida superfamily protein qsm, protein METGSWRLVLCWICVLGATRANVQSKVRCSEQWMEVDIVRSSPQARIYLQQMKDFPDEACKPQLSNGVATFRLPLLEQDMLRCGITRVVNKVTGQKVYFHRIIVEEPADSSKHTFTVKCVITEVVVKPAISIATNHTAVRRSVLPAGFQEPEVIDIRGEISESAPVPILGVGVRQGENLVTGELNVSPGTPLQMEIFLDNGSAPVYGLLVTYMLVTDTKSQEETIIINGCSVDPYLFENFNTVDGDFLTAKFRAFKFPESTYVQFRGTVNVCLDKCQGIECSNGQVGFGRKRRAIEVSNNDNNKLFEVTMSALIKVDFEKDAVVDKALSEMYIRRGKNRTRARAVMAEEVREQPSPTTIRTEERAFIAQEVKEQFKYKVTEAEMNGSSCRTALLPFVLVLLCLCRFL, encoded by the exons ATGGAGACCGGATCCTGGCGGCTGGTGCTTTGCTGGATATGCGTCCTCGGGGCAACGCGAGCGAACG TCCAGAGCAAAGTGAGGTGCTCAGAGCAGTGGATGGAGGTTGACATCGTGAGGAGTAGCCCGCAGGCGAGGATATATCTGCAACAGATGAAGGACTTTCCAG ACGAGGCCTGCAAACCTCAGTTGAGCAACGGCGTCGCCACGTTCCGATTGCCGCTCCTGGAACAGGACATGTTGCGATGCGGTATCACGAGAGTCGTTAACAAAGTCACG GGTCAGAAGGTGTATTTTCATCGAATAATAGTGGAGGAGCCAGCGGATTCCAGCAAGCACACGTTCACCGTGAAGTGTGTTATCACCGAAGTCGTCGTGAAACCAGCCATCTCGATCGCAACGAATCACACAGCGGTACGACGCAGCGTCCTGCCAGCAGGCTTTCAAGAGCCCGA GGTGATTGACATCAGAGGGGAGATCTCCGAGTCGGCACCAGTACCGATATTGGGGGTCGGCGTCAGGCAAGGTGAGAACCTCGTCACTGGAGAACTGAACGTCAGCCCAGGCACGCCTCTACAGATGGAGATATTCCTGGACAATGGCTCCGCGCCTGTATACGGGCTGCTGGTCACCTATATGTTGGTCACTGACACCAAATCGCAGGAGGAAACTATCATCATCAACGG CTGTTCCGTGGACCCGTATCTGTTCGAGAACTTCAACACCGTGGACGGCGACTTCCTGACAGCGAAATTCCGAGCTTTCAAGTTCCCAGAAAGCACTTACGTTCAGTTTCGCGGTACCGTTAACGTCTGCTTGGACAAGTGCCAGGGG ATCGAGTGTAGCAACGGGCAAGTAGGATTCGGCAGAAAGAGGAGGGCCATCGAGGTTTCCAACAACGACAACAACAAGCTGTTCGAGGTGACCATGTCGGCCCTCATCAAAGTCGACTTCGAGAAGGACGCGGTGGTGGACAAAG CTCTGTCGGAAATGTACATCAGAAGGGGCAAGAACAGGACAAGAGCCAGGGCGGTGATGGCGGAGGAAGTCAGAGAGCAGCCGTCTCCCACGACGATCAGGACGGAGGAGAGAGCTTTCATAGCGCAAGAAGTTAAGGAACAGTTCAAGTACAAGGTTACCGAGGCGGAGATGAACGGCTCGTCGTGTAGAACGGCGCTCCTGCCCTTTGTCCTCGTTCTTCTCTGCCTCTGCAGATTCCTGTAG
- the Mccc2 gene encoding methylcrotonyl-CoA carboxylase subunit 2 — protein MFRNANLLIKHIRHIARTFHDEAVVIGKTQDTTSPVYKDNYIQMKNLVDTLKKTVEKVVEGGGEKAKEKHKKKGKLLARERINMLLDPTSPFLEFSQLAGYKLYDEEDVPAGGIITGIGRVAGTECIIVANDATVKGGVYYPITAKKHLRAQEIADQNHLPCIYLVDSGGANLTRQDDVFPDKMHFGRAFYNQAIMSAKGIAQIAVVMGSCTAGGAYVPCMADESVIVANQGTIFLAGPPLVKAATGEDVTADELGGAELHCRTSGVTDHYATDETHALYITRQIVKDLNRQRPMHVNIEKEIEIPVHPVDEIYGIVGTNLKRSFDVREVIARVVDGSKFREFKAQYGETLVTGFARIYGYPVGIIANNGVLFSESALKGTHFVQLCAQRKIPLIFLQNITGFMVGKEAEAGGIAKNGAKMVTAVACAQVPKITVLIGGAYGAGYYGMCGRSFSPRFLYLWPNAKISVMGGEQAAEVMAQLAKRQRIIDGKKWSVEDEEKLKRPIIEKFEKEGSPYYSSARLWDDGVIDPVDTRLVLGLSLSAALNAPIPETKFGVFRM, from the exons ATGTTCAGGAACGCGAATCTTTTAATAAAACATATACGACACATTGCCAGGACCTTtcacgatgaagctgttgttatCGGCAAAACGCAAGACACTACCTCGCCAGTGTACAAG GACAATTATATACAAATGAAGAACCTCGTAGACACGTTAAAAAAGACAGTAGAAAAGGTCGTCGAGGGCGGAGGGGAGAAGGCGAAAGAGAAACACAAAAAAAAGGGGAAACTTTTGGCGAGAGAACGAATTAACATGCTTCTCGACCCAACCTCTCCTTTCCTCGAATTTTCCCAATTAGCCGGTTACAAGCTGTACGATGAAGAGGACGTGCCAGCCGGTGGAATCATCACTGGTATCGGTAGGGTGGCTGG AACCGAGTGCATAATAGTCGCGAACGACGCGACTGTAAAGGGAGGTGTCTATTATCCGATCACCGCGAAGAAACACTTGAGGGCCCAAGAAATCGCAGACCAGAATCACTTACCTTGTATATATTTGGTAGACAGCGGTGGCGCTAATTTAACGAGACAGGATGACGTGTTTCCGGATAAGATGCATTTCGGTAGAGCCTTCTACAACCAGGCGATCATGAGCGCGAAGGGGATCGCGCAGATCGCAGTGGTAATGGGAAGTTGCACGGCAG GAGGAGCGTACGTACCATGCATGGCCGACGAGAGCGTGATCGTCGCGAATCAAGGCACAATTTTTCTAGCTGGTCCACCCCTAGTGAAAGCCGCGACTGGCGAAGACGTTACCGCGGACGAATTAGGTGGCGCTGAACTGCATTGCCG GACTTCCGGTGTAACCGATCACTACGCCACGGACGAAACCCACGCGTTGTACATAACGCGTCAGATAGTGAAAGACTTAAACAGGCAAAGACCCATGCACGTGAACATAGAGAAGGAGATAGAAATACCGGTGCACCCTGTCGACGAAATTTACGGAATAGTTGGCACGAACCTGAAGCGATCGTTCGACGTTAGAGAAGTGATCGCAAGGGTCGTGGACGGCTCGAAGTTTCGCGAGTTCAAGGCGCAGTACGGGGAAACGTTGGTCACCGGATTCGCGAGAATCTACGGGTACCCCGTGGGAATAATCGCGAACAATGGTGTGCTATTTTCGGAGAGCGCGTTGAAGGGTACACATTTCGTGCAGCTCTGCGCTCAAAGGAAGATACCGTTAATTTTCTTGCAGAATATCACCG GATTCATGGTGGGCAAGGAAGCGGAAGCCGGAGGCATCGCCAAAAATGGTGCCAAAATGGTGACCGCCGTCGCTTGCGCGCAAGTGCCTAAAATTACTGTGCTGATCGGCGGCGCGTACGGAGCAGGATATTACG GTATGTGCGGTCGATCTTTTTCACCGCGATTTCTCTACTTGTGGCCTAACGCCAAAATATCGGTGATGGGAGGGGAACAAGCCGCCGAGGTAATGGCGCAGCTTGCCAAGCGGCAACGTATAATCGATGGAAAAAAG TGGTCCGTGGAAGACGAGGAGAAGCTGAAGAGACCGATTATAGAGAAGTTCGAGAAGGAGGGCAGTCCGTACTATTCCAGTGCTAG ACTTTGGGACGACGGCGTGATCGATCCAGTCGACACCAGACTGGTCCTCGGCCTCAGTTTGTCCGCGGCATTAAACGCACCGATCCCAGAAACGAAATTCGGTGTATTCCGGATGTAA
- the LOC143427731 gene encoding uncharacterized protein LOC143427731 isoform X1, whose protein sequence is MNEMGIQGFWCPKSVMFYNFLFFVCLLWAIHNIESDEPLQFALFINVLSIFFDVVTLAVYFPTTYTSEKFSAAIMIINMIVRIITSVYLLRIGQARGGCLATMFTSSPAMGLGRQDYEDISHPIPQNSDFARI, encoded by the exons ATGAATGAAAT GGGTATTCAGGGATTCTGGTGCCCAAAGTCTGTAATGTTttacaattttcttttcttcgtttGTTTATTGTGGGCTATTCACAATATCGAGTCAGACGAGCCTCTGCAATTT gcactttttataaatgtactttccatattttttGACGTAGTAACATTAGCGGTCTACTTTCCGACAACGT ATACATCTGAGAAGTTTAGCGCTGCGATTATGATCATAAACATGATCGTACGTATCATCACAAGCGTATACCTTCTACGAATAGGCCAGGCAAGAGGTGGATGTTTAGCCACTATGTTTACTTCGAGTCCTGCAATGG GCCTTGGTCGACAGGATTACGAGGACATATCTCATCCGATTCCACAAAACTCCGATTTCGCTCGAATTTAA
- the LOC143427731 gene encoding uncharacterized protein LOC143427731 isoform X2: MFYNFLFFVCLLWAIHNIESDEPLQFALFINVLSIFFDVVTLAVYFPTTYTSEKFSAAIMIINMIVRIITSVYLLRIGQARGGCLATMFTSSPAMGLGRQDYEDISHPIPQNSDFARI, encoded by the exons ATGTTttacaattttcttttcttcgtttGTTTATTGTGGGCTATTCACAATATCGAGTCAGACGAGCCTCTGCAATTT gcactttttataaatgtactttccatattttttGACGTAGTAACATTAGCGGTCTACTTTCCGACAACGT ATACATCTGAGAAGTTTAGCGCTGCGATTATGATCATAAACATGATCGTACGTATCATCACAAGCGTATACCTTCTACGAATAGGCCAGGCAAGAGGTGGATGTTTAGCCACTATGTTTACTTCGAGTCCTGCAATGG GCCTTGGTCGACAGGATTACGAGGACATATCTCATCCGATTCCACAAAACTCCGATTTCGCTCGAATTTAA